The DNA window TTGGAGAAATGTTTTGTAGAGTTAAAAAAATTCCGCTGTTGTTCTCAGACGACAAAACGGGCGTCCTCCAAGAATCGGAAACGGAAACAACGAATCATTCACAACTATGTGTATTTCACATCTGTGAAGGGAATAAACCATTCTCCAAATGATTTCTCACAAATCAAAATGTGCTTGGTGTTGTACTCTGTATTTTCTTTGCCCAGTGCACTAAGATCTCATTTGTGAATACCACCTCCATCGGTTGTCcaactttgttttttaactatGGGCATTTTCTGTCTCTAACTAACATGCAGTCTTTCAACTGGTACTTTGTACAATGCAGTATTACCAAGTTTTTGAGAAGAAAAGATAAATGTTCTAGGTTTAAAAGCAGTTTGTCTTGATGGgttttatttctccagtgcTTTTTAGGTATCATCTCAAGACATTTCACTCTCTGAGATGATGCTTAGTCAAAATTATTCcactttttcttcttattctcATTTTTGAGGTTTCTGAAAACTGGTTTTCCAGTTCCATTTCACGTGTCACAACATCCTCAGCCACATCTTTTACATAAGCCACATTATCATTACATGTAAGCATTTGACTTGATTTTGTCTCTGTAGAGCGCAACTCAAATAATTTTTCTACAAACAACGTGCCTAGTTTGTACAATTTCTCCAACAGCAGCACTGCCCATGAGACAAAGACGCTCAGAGATTAACCCATCGCCATTACTAATCCATCCTTTCATCCTTCCAGTCTTTCATAAACCAGCTTCTGGGAATGAGATCACATGGATGTGAAACTGAAGAACGACTTTTAATCTAACAGATCTTTTGTATCTGTAATAGTGGATAACCCATCCTCAGTTTTGCTCAGTAATTTCTATTATCTGAAATGCACACTCTTGTTTGGTTGTGGTTTTCCTCTTCAAAGAGGTTGCTGTATCTCCCATAGATTATCATTACCATCACTGCATGCAATTTCTGAATGTAAAGTTTTTGTTCAAAATTGGGCCCCTGTTATTtggtttttctttaatttttgtTCATTCAAACTGAATTTTATCAGTTTCTCTGGGGTAAATGAGGATTGTCTAACAAAGCATTTATTATTTGGATGAAGGGTGTGTGGTATGTGGTCTGATCTGTCTGATATGTTAAATTTTGAGGCCTTCGACAAGGCCCAGATTGCTGCACTTAATCTGGGAGGATATTGATATCAACATTTTTTTCCCTGGTGTATTAAcctgtaattaaaaacacaactcaaaTTATGTCtgataaaacaggaaaattGGAACAGAGTTAACACAGCCTTAAAAATGCATATTGTGTACACaaatgtgtattgtgtgtgtagtttcagACAATGTTGACATGGTGTTTGCTGACTTACAACCACCACAGGTTTGTGCATTGGTTAATTTGTTGATACCAAATGATTTGAACTACAAAGGCACCAACTTCtatgtcaaaacattttctgatgtCTTATGCCATCAGTTGTCAAGCAACAGAAGTTTATTGTATTTCCTTCAAAACTTCAATTTGGATAATAGGTCATCTTGCCTGGCTGTTATTTCTAATAATAGCAAAGAATGTATGTCCTTGAAGAATCCTAGAAAAGGTATTTTCAAGTTGCTGCCTTTCATGTATATTCAAGTGAAATGAAACAGGGTGAAGACCCTCAGCCACCAGCAGTCACCAACACAGGTGTACCAAGGTGCTACATTATTTCTGAAGAGGATTTTAAAGAACTGCAAATGTACCAGTTGCATGAAACAGCAGTTTTAACTTTCACCTTCACCACAATGGTTTTCAATCCTGCCAGACAGGAGGAAGCAGTGAGTGTTGGTTTGGAAGGAACACTTTAAGCTTTGTGGTGACATTGACGTTTGACATTAGACACAGACAGTTTTGTATTATGGAATCCAATGTATGAATCATGTCTGACAGCTAAATGTCAAAACAGTGCAAAACCACCGTGACAGAAGCTACTGTTTGCCTGCGTCTAAGAGTGGCAATATGTCTGACGTAGgtgactttgactttgattttgTTGTGCTCCTCTGACTAAAATTGGAAAAAAGCACACATTTAGCCTTTGTAGACGTcctttttactttgtctttgagTCTGAGTTACTgctttcagttttgtgtttggaCGTCATAAGCAAACTTTACATCACAtaaaagtgaatgaatgaatgaacaatacataaataaacttgaCTCTTGTGAAAGGCACCAAATTACTTGCAAAGATAtatcaacattttacaatacACCTCATTTTATGCCTATAAAGCACTTCAAAGGGAAAAGCAATACAGGCCAAGGCAAATAACatcaaagtaaaacagaaagtTAACACCACACTTTTTGTGACAATAAAACCATTTTTGTCATCCAAAACAGCAGGAGATATTTAAATTTGGGGGATTTTCATCTAAGATTTTGCTGTTGGCAAAATAACTGAAggaaaagctgaaataaattataaatatgaaaaacaacataaaaagctCCTTCACAACTCTTCCAAACAGCTTAGGCTAACCTCCCTTTAGCAAACACCAAAATTCATGACTCTAGTTGACCACCTCTTTCCCTACATAGGTAGAGAAAGAACCCTTTGCTGCACTGAAAACACCTAATTTGTTACAGCAAATAACTGTGTAGAATTAAGAATAAGTGACATGATTGAAATTAGGACTTCTACAAAGGctacagctgtgtttttaaacaGTATGTGAGCAGTTAGACCTTAGTTGAAACCAAACATGCTTGACAGCACTCGTATCATCTCTCTACACCCCAACACTCTCCCCACCTCCCGTAGgcaataaatgtcatttttatgaagagtctttttgtctctgctttatttctttataaaaaagaCAAGTCACAAGTTACAGCACCACCAAATTGTATCTGCTATATCCTGGACAGCAGATTATgatacacaaacactgtcacatttaCTTTGCATGTCTTATCAATAGCTTGTTATTTCACAGTAGAGATTTGTGGTTACTAACACATTTAAACTAGAGGAGTAGAATCTGAGCACCAATACTGCATTAACGTTTTGCCACAAATTACATTCTTGAAGAGATAAAACACTACAGTTTAATCATACCAAGTTTGTCAAACATATAATGAAGGAACTGAAGATAATTGTAAACTAAAggtgtaaaatgaaataaaattgaattacaaaaacacataaaaactgaattgGAAGTAGCTCTGGCCTCCTGCAGATAGTTCATAGTTTGAATGACTTGAGGAAGCCATAGTTGCTTTAAAACGTGATCAGACGTTCATCTCACGAGTTGTGGAAGCAGTAGGTGACAGAGTAGCTTTGACCCTGTTCTGCCTGTAATTAAACCAAGACATAGCATTTTATTAAAGACTGGAGGTGAGAGAACAGCAATGACAGATACAGAagcatttgtgttgtgtaatgaTCAAGGATTAATTCATAACACagcaataattaaatatatacaacATGTTGTGGAACTAACAATTGTTTTCCTTAGTGAATAatctgtcttgttttgttttgtttttagttattgtgtctgtcagaaactgaaaaagactCAAAAAAACCAAATGTAGGAATTTGGAAAACTTCAATATAACAATTTCAGTTTAATGTGCAGACATTGCCTTTTCAATAATGTAATTTGAAAAATATCCATGCAACCATGTGGTGTGACAGAGAATCTTGCATGCTGGATACACATTAACACAGTCAGTAATCAATGACTGACTATTATTTCTGAACTATTCTTGTTAATCTATAAAAGACTGGTAAACTGAAATCATTTCAGTTGCATACAATGTTCATATCATGATCTATAAGACTACAATCACTGATGATAAGAAAAGCAAGTCATTACCTTTGCAAAAAGCTGATCAAGTCGTCCACCCACTGCAGCCCTGGTTTGGTGCAGTGGACTATTCCCTTCCTGGTGGTGATTctgtggagaaagagaggaataatgttttttgttatgtaACAGCGCAGAAATTCTCATATTGCATAATTTAACCAAACTAGTTTTAACAGTAACTAATAATCAATCTAATATTGCCATCATATCTCATCATATCAGATATTCTCACTAAGTACTCCGCTGCTGTTCTCATATCAAGCCACTGACAAAAGTCAGAACTACTGTACATCAACCTGACACAACCAAACAGATCATGCAACCTCTGAATCAATTGTGACTACTGACATGATTTCAGGCCGGCGACAGTGTCCAGAAGGAGGAAGTATCTCGACTTTCTTGATGGCCCACTTCGGAATAACATTTGTGCTATAGCGGATGCACCGACAGCCATCCCTGGCAAAAGCTGCAAAAAGTTTTACATTGAAAAAGGTGTTATCTCAGTCTGTGCTGGTTGACAACAATCTTTGTTCATTCTCAAaatcacaacacattttatgactcaaACTCCCTGTAAAAATCAGGCTGAAATCTTTATTCATGTCAACTCGGCACTTGGTTACTTTTTCTGGACTGTGACATGTCTTCCTCAGAGGGTGGAGTTTGCTCAGTTGTCATGTGATACAAGCATACACCTGTTAACTTATGTGTTGACAGGTGGTCTTATGtccacatgtacaaacacactaaCTTCactgaagaaagaaataaaaaaatgtgtttcaaagcTCCAGAAAAAGCAAGTAAGTGGACCTTGATcaagaaaacagtttttaaactcAATAAGTAACATTTTCACTCATCAgaatttaacaatttaatttttaattaacatatATGTAGCAGAATGTCTAATAAAAGGTAGTTTGTAGGTCAGTCTGTAAGTCTTTTTtgtactacaaaataaaataaaaaataaggtaacaagacaaataaatatacaaaaataaatataacacaaataaaaaaaatatataaatttatttaattataccCACTTGATGTAAAGAGAAtcaatagaataaataaaagcaacataATGTAACTAAAACAATGTGGTCAGTCTTGAGCTTGGATAATAGTAAAATAGCATTATATGCAGATGACtaccttttgttttattaaggtGCACAAATTTGAAAAATTAaggtgagaagaaaaaaaaaaaacagactggaTGCGTGACATCCTGGCTAATCAAACACCGTTATTATGTCaataaaagttacatttttatttaaaaaatctctTACCAGGCATAATGGCAATGCAGCAGTAGAGAGTCAGAGCAGCCAGGAACAGCATTGGCTTAGTCATCTTCTTGGTGGTTGTTTTGATGTTTCAGCACCAGTGAGAATGTGAAAGTGATGTGAGATTGACTGAAGTAGAGACTGGCTTTATAAAGCACCAAATGCGGAAGTGCTCGTAGGACAAACTTGGTACTttctgagaaaacaaatgtaaaaatgtatgatGTTTCCTGACTCAGCTGAATTTTACTTCTGTAGATCTATTTATTACTG is part of the Anabas testudineus chromosome 9, fAnaTes1.2, whole genome shotgun sequence genome and encodes:
- the LOC113150281 gene encoding C-X-C motif chemokine 13-like, which gives rise to MTKPMLFLAALTLYCCIAIMPAFARDGCRCIRYSTNVIPKWAIKKVEILPPSGHCRRPEIIITTRKGIVHCTKPGLQWVDDLISFLQRQNRVKATLSPTASTTREMNV